The Zonotrichia leucophrys gambelii isolate GWCS_2022_RI chromosome 23, RI_Zleu_2.0, whole genome shotgun sequence genome includes a region encoding these proteins:
- the C23H1orf216 gene encoding UPF0500 protein C1orf216 homolog, with product MFAVCPANSPFRQGRGRPALGTALPGAGHGPDSNSNFVGEVCDSNENWSRPAPGSPPEERSSRSENTTNPSDNLLLLMQRQMVQGRLRDSAPGPGDTQPEQGERSPPEGAEVSGAGGQSAAQEGCEKAPSSPTEDNGYASSSLSIDSPDSTCSAAWDPPACAPPAESPPEAEPELGTLFPALAEAVQHLQDKERFKEQEKEKHHIQLVMYRRLALLRWIHGLQQRLVDQQNRLQESFDTILDNRKELIRCMQQGPACVAAAAAPGP from the coding sequence ATGTTTGCTGTGTGCCCAGCAAACTCCCCATTCCGGCAGGGCCGGGGGCGCCCAGCGCTGGGCACGGCCCTCCCAGGGGCGGGACATGGGCCGGACTCCAACTCCAACTTCGTGGGAGAGGTGTGTGACAGCAACGAGAACTGGAGCCGGCCAGCGCCGGGGTCCCCGCCGGAGGAGCGCTCCAGCCGGAGCGAAAACACCACAAATCCGTCGGATAATCTGCTGTTATTAATGCAGAGACAGATGGTGCAGGGCCGGCTCAGGGACAGCGCCCCGGGCCCGGGTGACACGCAGCCCGAGCAGGGGGAGCGCAGCCCCCCCGAGGGAGCCGAGGTCAGCGGGGCAGGGGGACAGAGCGCTGCCCAGGAGGGCTGTGAGAAAGCCCCGAGCTCCCCCACAGAGGATAACGGCTATGCCAGCAGCTCGCTCAGCATCGACAGCCCCGACAGCACCTGCAGCGCCGCCTGGGaccctcctgcctgtgccccccCAGCTGAGAGCCCCCCTGAGGCTGAGCCCGAGCTGGGCACGCTGTTCCCGGCGCTGGCGGAGGCcgtgcagcacctgcaggacaAGGAGCGCTtcaaggagcaggagaaggagaagcacCACATCCAGCTGGTGATGTACCGGCGCCTGGCCCTGCTGCGCTGGATCCACGGCCTGCAGCAGAGGCTTGTGGACCAGCAGAACCGGCTGCAGGAGAGTTTCGACACCATCCTGGATAACCGCAAGGAGCTCATCCGCTGCATgcagcagggcccagcctgCGTCGCTGCTGCGGCTGCCCCTGGGCCCTGA